In a genomic window of Amphiprion ocellaris isolate individual 3 ecotype Okinawa chromosome 13, ASM2253959v1, whole genome shotgun sequence:
- the LOC111581249 gene encoding uncharacterized protein LOC111581249 — protein sequence MTSRTRKGATSPEKGRPEAPLGVRLRREAHEGRFSLSPDCGGDNSDCCLCNALNGSSEYLAFWESLGAVLDGDGETWREVIGRNSTPDLNLSGVLSLDVYASHGSAIANAMFEHKVSHKSMFKANLSEVVVRTCDQKVTSACCDPLVDIRGEGNSQAEEGGLLGLFGLGGLLKQWMDTSCTDSHTFVRKTVGVGQSVNLTCTRQASLHGQTLYWIRLVSGKYPEFLGGTFSFDYDGINETPHITAKQEPEAFILYIHETQLSDTGFYYCIKVNEPYMEFMNATFLRIKGPEPDIIDIIQVPPSDPEHPGDSVSLQCSVLSDSEKKTCPEQQDRMFWFRAGSDESHPRLIYADGNSQDECETNPEAQSPQKCIYSFSKTVTSSDAGTYYCAVATCGQILFGNGAKSDNNGPEAMI from the exons ATGACATCAAGGACAAGGAAAGGTGCCACCTCACCTGAAAAAGGGAGACCGGAGGCCCCTCTTGGGGTGAGGCTCAGGAGGGAAGCTCATGAGGGTCGTTTCTCTTTGAGTCCAGATTGTGGAGGGGACaactctgactgttgtttgtGCAATGCACTGAACGGCAGCTCGGAGTACCTGGCTTTCTGGGAGTCTCTGGGTGCTGTCCTGGATGGGgatggagaaacctggagggAGGTGATTGGGAGGAACAGCACACCTGATCTGAACCTGAGTGGTGTTCTGTCATTGGATGTCTATGCTAGTCATGGTTCAGCCATAGCAAACGCCATGTTTGAGCACAAGGTGTCTCATAAGT CCATGTTCAAAGCCAACCTTTCCGAAGTGGTAGTTAGGACCTGTGACCAGAAGGTCACTAGTGCCTGTTGTGACCCACTGGTTGACATCCGTGGTGAAGGAAACAGTCAGGCTGAAGAAGGAGGTCTTTTGGGCCTGTTTGGCTTGGGGGGTCTCTTGAAACAGTGGATGGATACCA gcTGCACTGACAGTCATACCTTTGTCAGAAAGACTGTCGGTGTCGGACAAAGTGTGAATCTCACATGTACTCGCCAGGCATCTTTGCATGGACAAACCTTGTACTGGATCAGACTTGTGTCTGGAAAATATCCAGAATTCTTGGGAGgaacatttagttttgattatgATGGTATTAATGAAACGCCTCACATTACAGCAAAACAAGAGCCTGAAGCTTTTATTCTCTATATTCATGAAACTCAGCTAAGTGACACCGGTTTTTACTACTGTATAAAAGTTAATGAGCCCTACATGGAATTTATGAATGCAACATTCCTGAGAATTAAAG GACCAGAACCAGACATCATTGACATCAttcaagtccctccatctgatCCAGAACATCCAGGAGACTCAGTGTCTCTGCAGTGTTCAGTTCTGTCTGACTCTGAGAAGAAAACATGTCCAGAACAACAAGACAGGATGTTCTGGTTCAGAGCTGGGTCAGATGAATCTCATCCCAGATTAATTTATGCTGATGGAAACAGTCAAGATGAATGTGAGACGAATCCTGAGGCTCAGTCTCCTCAGAAATGTATCTACAGCTTCTCTAAAACCGTCACCTCCTCTGATGCTGGGACTTATTACTGTGCTGTGGCCACATGTGGACAGATATTATTTGGAAATGGAGCAAAATCGGACAATAACG GACCtgaagccatgatctaa
- the LOC129350277 gene encoding signal-regulatory protein beta-2-like, which yields MLVLFYFLLMLRVGRCTDDHNFVTQTVGVGQNVTLTCTRQRSSNERSPLHWIRLVSGKSPELLGGTHTLYYDGVSKTPHITAKQGPGTFILQIHETQLSDTGFYYCIKVNRFDLEFMNATFLRITGPEPDIIDIIQVPPSDPEHPGDSVSLQCSVLSNSEKKTCPEQQDRMFWFRTGSDESHPRLIYADGNNQDECETNPEAQSPQKCIYSFSKTVTSSDAGTYYCAVATCGQILFGNGTKLDNEALNMRDLKPDNTALFLVSAALATSLVVIAFLIYFIKTKTCDFCNDAAAASGHQERPQRNEDSLVYSAPTFNKRKAERRNAKTSQEETIYADVNTSARN from the exons ATGTTGGTCctgttttatttcctgctgATGCTCAGAGTGGGGC gcTGCACCGACGATCATAACTTTGTCACACAGACTGTTGGTGTCGGACAAAATGTGACTCTCACATGCACTCGCCAGAGATCTTCGAATGAACGATCACCTTTGCactggatcagacttgtttctgGAAAATCTCCTGAACTCTTGGGAGGGACACATACTCTTTATTATGATGGTGTCAGTAAGACTCCTCACATTACAGCAAAACAAGGGCCTGGAACATTTATTCTGCAAATTCATGAAACTCAGCTAAGTGATACCGGTTTTTACTACTGTATAAAAGTCAACCGGTTCGACTTGGAATTTATGAACGCAACGTTCCTGAGAATCACAG GACCAGAACCAGATATCATTGACATCATTCAAGTTCCTCCATCTGATCCAGAACATCCAGGAGACTCAGTGTCTCTGCAGTGTTCAGTTCTCTCTAACTCTGAGAAGAAAACATGTCCAGAACAACAAGACAGGATGTTCTGGTTCAGAACTGGATCAGATGAATCTCATCCCAGATTAATTTATGCTGATGGAAACAATCAAGATGAATGTGAGACGAATCCTGAGGCTCAGTCTCCTCAGAAATGTATCTACAGCTTCTCTAAAACCGTCACCTCCTCTGATGCTGGGACTTATTACTGTGCTGTGGCCACATGTGGACAGATATTATTTGGAAATGGAACAAAACTGGACAATGAAG cacTCAACATGCGAGATTTGAAGCCAGACAATACAGCTCTCTTTCTGGTGTCTGCTGCTTTGGCTACAAGCCTGGTTGTTATAGCctttctcatttatttcatcAAGACAaaaacttgtgatttctgcaaCG atgctgcagcagccagtggtCATCAGGAAAGACCACAG AGAAATGAGGACTCGTTGGTTTATTCTGCACCAACCTTCAACAAGAGAAAAGCTGAGagaagaaatgcaaaaacatcTCAAGAAGAGACGATCTACGCTGATGTCAACACTTCTGCAAGAAATTAA
- the LOC129350275 gene encoding signal-regulatory protein beta-2-like isoform X2, whose protein sequence is MLVLFYFLLMLRVGCCTDDHNFVTQTVGVGQSVTLTCTRQTYLYQQPTLHWIRLVSGKSPELLGGTNTFDYDGIYETPHITAKQGPGTFILQIHETQLNDSGFYYCIKVNQLNMEFMNTTFLRIKGPEPDVIDIIQVPPSDPEHPGDSVSLQCSVLSDSEKKTCPEQQHRMFWFRAGSDESHPRLIYADGNSQDECETKPEAQSLQKCIYSFSKTVTSSDAGTYYCAVATCGQILFGNGVKSDNKALNMRDLKTDNTALFLVSAALAASLIVIAFLIYTIKMKTFCNDAAAASGHQERSQNDSDTWIYSAVTFTVVKIDSGAIKEAKAAERERIYTAVKAFGLD, encoded by the exons ATGTTGGTCctgttttatttcctgctgATGCTCAGAGTAGGGT GCTGCACCGACGATCATAACTTTGTCACACAGACTGTTGGTGTCGGACAAAGTGTGACTCTCACATGCACTCGCCAGACATATTTGTATCAACAGCCAACTTTGCactggatcagacttgtttctgGAAAATCACCTGAACTCTTGGGAGGAACAAATACTTTTGATTATGATGGTATTTATGAAACTCCTCACATTACAGCAAAACAAGGGCCTGGAACTTTTATTCTGCAAATTCATGAAACTCAGCTAAATGACTCTGGTTTTTACTACTGTATAAAAGTCAACCAGCTCAACATGGAATTTATGAACACAACATTCTTGAGAATCAAAG GACCAGAACCAGATGTCATTGACATCATTCAAGTTCCTCCATCTGATCCAGAACATCCAGGAGACTCAGTGTCTCTGCAGTGTTCAGTCCTCTCTGACTCTGAGAAGAAAACATGTCCAGAACAGCAACACAGGATGTTCTGGTTCAGAGCTGGATCAGATGAATCTCATCCCAGATTAATTTATGCTGATGGAAACAGTCAAGATGAATGTGAGACGAAACCTGAGGCTCAGTCTCTTCAGAAATGTATCTACAGCTTCTCTAAAACCGTCACCTCCTCTGATGCTGGGACTTATTACTGTGCTGTGGCCACATGTGGACAGATATTATTTGGAAATGGAGTAAAATCAGACAATAAAG CACTCAACATGCGAGATTTGAAGACAGACAATACAGCTCTCTTTCTGGTATCTGCTGCTTTGGCTGCAAGCCTGATTGTTATAGCCTTTCTCATTTATACCATCAAGATGAAAACTTTCTGCAATG atgctgcagcagccagtggtCATCAGGAAAGATCACAG AATGATTCAGACACATGGATTTATTCTGCTGTTACCTTTACCGTGGTAAAAATTGACAGCGGTGCAATAAAAGAGGccaaagcagcagagagagagaggatctACACTGCTGTCAAGGCTTTTGGACTGGATTAG
- the LOC129350275 gene encoding signal-regulatory protein beta-2-like isoform X1, whose translation MLVLFYFLLMLRVGCCTDDHNFVTQTVGVGQSVTLTCTRQTYLYQQPTLHWIRLVSGKSPELLGGTNTFDYDGIYETPHITAKQGPGTFILQIHETQLNDSGFYYCIKVNQLNMEFMNTTFLRIKGPEPDVIDIIQVPPSDPEHPGDSVSLQCSVLSDSEKKTCPEQQHRMFWFRAGSDESHPRLIYADGNSQDECETKPEAQSLQKCIYSFSKTVTSSDAGTYYCAVATCGQILFGNGVKSDNKALNMRDLKTDNTALFLVSAALAASLIVIAFLIYTIKMKTFCNGNTIFPHINVSESILLKLALSFALFNCVIEPTPSFTLNLCKQMLQQPVVIRKDHRMIQTHGFILLLPLPW comes from the exons ATGTTGGTCctgttttatttcctgctgATGCTCAGAGTAGGGT GCTGCACCGACGATCATAACTTTGTCACACAGACTGTTGGTGTCGGACAAAGTGTGACTCTCACATGCACTCGCCAGACATATTTGTATCAACAGCCAACTTTGCactggatcagacttgtttctgGAAAATCACCTGAACTCTTGGGAGGAACAAATACTTTTGATTATGATGGTATTTATGAAACTCCTCACATTACAGCAAAACAAGGGCCTGGAACTTTTATTCTGCAAATTCATGAAACTCAGCTAAATGACTCTGGTTTTTACTACTGTATAAAAGTCAACCAGCTCAACATGGAATTTATGAACACAACATTCTTGAGAATCAAAG GACCAGAACCAGATGTCATTGACATCATTCAAGTTCCTCCATCTGATCCAGAACATCCAGGAGACTCAGTGTCTCTGCAGTGTTCAGTCCTCTCTGACTCTGAGAAGAAAACATGTCCAGAACAGCAACACAGGATGTTCTGGTTCAGAGCTGGATCAGATGAATCTCATCCCAGATTAATTTATGCTGATGGAAACAGTCAAGATGAATGTGAGACGAAACCTGAGGCTCAGTCTCTTCAGAAATGTATCTACAGCTTCTCTAAAACCGTCACCTCCTCTGATGCTGGGACTTATTACTGTGCTGTGGCCACATGTGGACAGATATTATTTGGAAATGGAGTAAAATCAGACAATAAAG CACTCAACATGCGAGATTTGAAGACAGACAATACAGCTCTCTTTCTGGTATCTGCTGCTTTGGCTGCAAGCCTGATTGTTATAGCCTTTCTCATTTATACCATCAAGATGAAAACTTTCTGCAATGGTAATACAATTTTCCCGCACATTAATGTATCTGAAAGTATTTTGCTAAAGCTAGCTCTgagttttgcattatttaattGTGTAATTGAACCAACACCATCTTTTACCTTAAATCTGTGCAAACAgatgctgcagcagccagtggtCATCAGGAAAGATCACAG AATGATTCAGACACATGGATTTATTCTGCTGTTACCTTTACCGTGGTAA
- the LOC111581258 gene encoding uncharacterized protein LOC111581258, with protein sequence MIVLWIMMLVLHQGHTLMPVIPVEVSESTTFTCALHDTEISTKIHWYKQRLGDDLKLIVILQKSLTPQFEPEFSNSRWKVNNDDNFSNLTILSTIQEDEGIYHCAVIAWFGSSKWSGTYLIIKGDSQKTSDYTVVQQSTASHSVHPGESQTLHCSVFSDSEKKTCSGDLSVFWFKPGADKSHPDIIYTDGNRPDECEKRSDTQKSCVYHSSKTFNSSDAGTYYCAVATCGQILFGNGTTLINQGFSMWSVSPVSFLLCIFLALSLIIIAILIYSIKENNCDYGKAAAQQKNCGGQKSEQKDLDTWIYSAVTFTMVKADSAIKEAKAAERERIYTAVKAFGLD encoded by the exons ATGATCGTGTTATGGATTATGATGCTTGTTCTTCATCAAGGAC ACACACTCATGCCAGTGATCCCAGTTGAAGTTAGTGAATCTACAACCTTTACATGTGCACTCCATGATACTGAGATCTCTACAAAAATCCACTGGTACAAGCAAAGACTCGGAGATGATCTGAAACTAATTGTGATTCTGCAGAAATCTCTCACACCTCAGTTTGAACCAGAGTTTTCTAACTCAAGATGGAAAGTTAATAATGATGACAATTTTAGCAACCTGACTATTTTGAGTACAATCCAAGAGGACGAGGGAATCTATCACTGTGCCGTCATCGCGTGGTTTGGCAGTTCTAAGTGGAGTGGGACATATTTGATCATAAAAG GAGACAGTCAGAAGACATCAGACTACACTGTTGTTCAGCAGTCCACAGCATCACATTCAGTCCATCCAGGAGAATCACAGACTCTCCACTGTTCAGTCTTCTCTGACTCTGAGAAGAAAACATGTTCAGGAGATCTGAGTGTTTTCTGGTTCAAACCTGGAGCAGATAAATCTCATCCAGACATCATCTACACTGATGGAAACAGACCTGATGAATGTGAGAAGAGATCTGACACTCAGAAGAGCTGTGTTTATCACTCCTCTAAGACCTTCAACTCCTCTGATGCTGGGACTTACTACTGTGCTGTGGCCACATGTGGACAGATACTGTTTGGAAATGGAACTACTCTGATTAATCAAG gATTCAGCATGTGGTCAGTCAGTCCAGTTTCTTTTCTGCTGTGCATCTTCTTAGCTCTAAGTCTCATTATTATAGCCATCCTCATTTACAGCATCAAGGAAAACAACTGTGATTATGGCAAAG CTGCTGCTCAGCAGAAAAACTGTGGTGGTCAGAAAAGTGAACAG AAGGATTTGGACACATGGATTTATTCTGCTGTCACCTTTACCATGGTAAAGGCTGACAGTGCAATAAAGGAGGccaaagcagcagagagagagaggatctACACTGCTGTCAAGGCTTTTGGACTGGATTAG